In Thermococcus sp. JdF3, a genomic segment contains:
- a CDS encoding PIN domain-containing protein, with protein MREISEVIEKPELQILLNVLGEIRVSYPLYGLPLLRAKPTETGYRVELTVSRREFNERVPERLSSELPTWTDFYECFISAGIVRYANIDEFLQNLELYERLKKGVAFAPDTNLFYHRFISGFRPLDGYQIVVAEGVKKEIENAMNYKYRHRELEEIRREVRNASLLREFSNRRTKRSRKAAYIALKEFERLKDRIIIAESVKEPAHNNDEIIVKSLKHYDNMTPTLLVFLTADIAITDVAEMEGLEYFLFRYPRQEIGRHEVSAYQLRTLLFNLAAVFGVIEVNGITVFGEFGGKQGLNELKLVFPAENRAYHEFEFHLKLSRKLMEIMGGRKIS; from the coding sequence GTGAGGGAGATTAGCGAGGTCATCGAAAAGCCGGAGCTCCAGATACTTCTCAACGTCCTGGGGGAAATAAGGGTCAGCTATCCCCTCTACGGCCTTCCCCTGCTGAGGGCGAAGCCGACAGAAACCGGCTACCGCGTCGAGCTCACCGTGAGCAGGAGGGAGTTCAACGAGAGGGTCCCGGAAAGGCTCTCCAGCGAGCTTCCAACCTGGACCGACTTCTACGAGTGCTTCATATCCGCCGGAATAGTGAGGTACGCGAACATCGACGAGTTCCTCCAGAACCTTGAACTCTACGAGAGGCTCAAGAAGGGCGTCGCCTTCGCGCCCGACACCAACCTCTTCTACCACCGCTTCATCTCCGGGTTCAGACCCCTCGACGGGTACCAGATAGTCGTGGCCGAGGGGGTCAAGAAGGAGATAGAGAACGCGATGAACTACAAATACAGGCACAGGGAGCTGGAGGAGATAAGGCGCGAGGTGAGGAACGCGAGCCTGCTCAGGGAGTTCAGCAACAGGAGGACGAAGAGGAGCAGGAAGGCTGCCTACATAGCCCTCAAGGAGTTCGAGAGGCTGAAGGACAGGATAATAATAGCCGAGAGCGTTAAGGAGCCGGCCCACAACAACGACGAGATAATCGTCAAGTCCCTGAAGCACTACGACAACATGACGCCCACGCTTCTCGTCTTCCTCACCGCCGACATAGCGATAACCGATGTGGCCGAGATGGAAGGCCTGGAGTACTTCCTCTTCAGGTACCCCCGGCAGGAGATTGGAAGGCACGAGGTTTCGGCCTACCAGCTCAGGACGCTCCTCTTCAACCTCGCGGCCGTCTTCGGCGTCATAGAGGTGAACGGGATAACCGTCTTCGGCGAGTTCGGCGGCAAGCAGGGTCTCAACGAACTGAAGCTCGTCTTTCCGGCCGAGAACAGGGCCTACCACGAGTTCGAATTCCACCTCAAGCTGTCAAGGAAGCTGATGGAGATAATGGGGGGAAGGAAAATCAGCTGA
- a CDS encoding RuvB-like helicase, with protein sequence MPVIEEVAPRSFERVGMHSHIRGLGLDENGKAKFMADGMVGQVKAREAAGIAVELIKRGKLAGKGILLVGPTGSGKTAIAMGIARELGEDVPFVQIAGSEIYSAEVKKTEFLKEALRRAIGVRISEERKVYEGEVREIKINRTRHPFNPYVEIPESVVITLRTKDDEKTIRAGREIAYQLMEMGVEEGDVIQIDAETGRISKIGTTKEEEGLFFKRKVNLPSGPVLKIKEFTYTVTLHDLDVANARGNIFGLLFSTGMEISDEIRQRVDETVKGWIEEGKATLVPGVLFIDEVHMLDIEAFSFLARAMESELAPILILATNRGRTKIRGTDIEAPHGIPIDMLDRLLIINTEPYKKEEIREIVKIRAKEEKIEVSEEAIEYLAELGEKTSLRYAVQLLAPASVLARGGRVEREHIEKAKDYFADLRRSMEFVEKLEGMLS encoded by the coding sequence ATGCCGGTGATAGAGGAAGTGGCTCCCAGGAGCTTCGAGAGGGTCGGCATGCACTCCCACATAAGGGGCCTCGGTCTCGACGAGAACGGAAAGGCGAAGTTCATGGCCGACGGAATGGTCGGGCAGGTTAAGGCGAGGGAAGCCGCTGGGATAGCGGTTGAACTCATCAAGCGCGGCAAGCTCGCCGGCAAGGGAATCCTCCTCGTCGGTCCGACCGGGAGCGGTAAGACGGCAATAGCCATGGGCATAGCGAGGGAGCTCGGCGAGGACGTGCCCTTCGTCCAGATAGCGGGGAGCGAGATATACTCGGCCGAGGTCAAGAAGACCGAGTTCCTGAAGGAGGCCCTCAGGAGGGCGATTGGAGTTAGAATCAGCGAGGAGAGGAAGGTCTACGAGGGCGAGGTCAGGGAGATTAAAATCAACAGGACGAGGCACCCCTTCAACCCCTATGTCGAAATCCCCGAGAGCGTCGTCATAACCCTCCGCACGAAGGACGACGAGAAGACGATTAGGGCCGGCAGGGAGATAGCCTATCAGCTCATGGAGATGGGCGTCGAGGAGGGCGACGTCATACAGATAGACGCCGAGACGGGCAGGATTTCAAAGATAGGCACCACGAAGGAGGAAGAGGGACTGTTCTTCAAGCGCAAGGTGAACCTCCCCAGCGGACCGGTTCTCAAGATAAAGGAGTTCACCTACACCGTTACGCTCCACGACCTCGACGTTGCCAACGCCCGCGGCAATATCTTCGGCCTGCTCTTCAGCACGGGCATGGAGATAAGCGACGAGATAAGGCAGCGCGTTGATGAGACCGTCAAGGGGTGGATAGAGGAGGGGAAGGCGACGCTCGTGCCGGGGGTGCTCTTCATAGACGAGGTCCACATGCTCGACATCGAGGCCTTCTCCTTCCTCGCGAGGGCGATGGAGAGCGAGCTGGCGCCGATTCTTATCCTCGCCACCAACAGGGGAAGGACGAAGATAAGGGGCACAGACATAGAGGCGCCGCACGGAATACCGATTGATATGCTCGACAGGCTGCTCATAATCAACACCGAGCCCTACAAGAAGGAGGAGATTCGGGAGATAGTGAAGATTCGCGCGAAGGAGGAGAAGATAGAGGTGAGCGAGGAGGCCATCGAGTACCTCGCCGAGCTGGGCGAGAAGACCAGCCTCCGCTACGCCGTCCAGCTCCTCGCCCCGGCGAGCGTCCTCGCGAGGGGCGGAAGGGTGGAGAGGGAGCACATCGAAAAGGCCAAGGACTACTTCGCCGACCTCAGGAGGAGCATGGAGTTCGTGGAGAAGCTGGAGGGCATGCTCAGCTGA
- a CDS encoding 7-carboxy-7-deazaguanine synthase QueE: MKLIMAEVFNSWQGEGGSVEGSAFGRRQIFVRFAGCDLHCNYCDSREYINASRVFRWRCEVEAFTGKFEYRPNPASLGEVVEAILRLDTGDIHSISYTGGEPTLQVKPLKALMEEMKSLGFDNFLETHGGLPELVKEVAGLTDYASVDIKDETARATEDWRSLVLREVESIRILKEAGAKVYAKLVVTSETRPENVRWYAELLKGLAPLVIQPREPIEISQEKLMNLYREAALVMGRKNVGLSFQVHKYLNVL, translated from the coding sequence ATGAAGCTGATAATGGCCGAGGTCTTTAACAGCTGGCAGGGTGAAGGGGGAAGCGTTGAAGGCTCAGCATTCGGCAGGAGGCAGATTTTCGTCCGCTTTGCCGGCTGCGACCTTCATTGTAATTATTGCGACTCCAGGGAGTACATCAACGCCTCCCGCGTTTTCCGCTGGCGCTGCGAGGTTGAAGCCTTCACCGGGAAGTTCGAGTACAGGCCGAACCCCGCTTCACTCGGTGAGGTCGTTGAAGCGATACTCCGCCTCGACACCGGCGATATACACTCGATAAGCTACACCGGGGGCGAGCCGACGCTTCAGGTGAAACCGCTTAAAGCTCTAATGGAGGAGATGAAAAGCCTCGGCTTCGACAACTTTCTGGAGACGCACGGCGGCCTTCCTGAACTGGTCAAGGAGGTTGCCGGCCTCACAGATTACGCGAGCGTGGACATAAAGGACGAGACGGCTAGGGCAACTGAAGACTGGCGCTCATTGGTTCTCCGCGAGGTCGAGAGCATAAGGATTCTGAAGGAAGCCGGGGCCAAAGTTTACGCCAAGCTCGTCGTTACGTCCGAGACGAGGCCCGAGAACGTCCGCTGGTACGCGGAGCTGCTGAAGGGCCTGGCTCCCCTCGTAATCCAGCCGAGGGAGCCAATAGAGATAAGCCAGGAAAAACTGATGAACCTTTATCGCGAGGCGGCCCTGGTTATGGGGAGAAAGAACGTCGGGCTGAGCTTCCAGGTGCACAAGTACCTCAACGTCCTCTGA
- a CDS encoding 50S ribosomal protein L37ae, which produces MGRTTKVGSAGRYGPRYGLKIRRRVAAVEAKMKQKHVCPVCGRKAVRRISTGIWQCQKCGATFAGGAYLPTTPAGKVAKRVTASKA; this is translated from the coding sequence ATGGGAAGGACTACTAAGGTTGGTTCAGCTGGAAGGTACGGTCCCAGGTACGGTCTCAAGATTAGAAGAAGGGTCGCGGCCGTTGAGGCCAAGATGAAGCAGAAGCACGTCTGCCCGGTCTGCGGAAGGAAGGCTGTCAGGAGGATAAGCACCGGCATATGGCAGTGCCAGAAGTGCGGCGCCACCTTCGCCGGCGGTGCCTACCTGCCGACCACTCCGGCGGGAAAGGTCGCCAAGCGTGTCACGGCCTCCAAGGCCTGA
- a CDS encoding DNA-directed RNA polymerase subunit P → MVMAVYRCAKCGKEVELDLENTREVRCPYCGSKILYKPRPRVARRVKAI, encoded by the coding sequence ATGGTGATGGCAGTTTACCGCTGCGCGAAGTGTGGAAAGGAGGTCGAGCTCGACCTCGAGAACACCAGGGAAGTCCGCTGCCCCTACTGCGGCAGCAAGATACTCTACAAGCCCAGGCCGAGGGTGGCCAGGCGCGTAAAGGCGATCTGA